The proteins below come from a single Mucilaginibacter mali genomic window:
- a CDS encoding NUDIX domain-containing protein, whose translation MQHPEDNPWKIVSEKEIYTNPWIALTEYQVINPSGNPGIYGKVHFHTVAIGIVPLDEDMNTYLVGQYRFAPDEYSWEIPEGGGLLGIDPLDSAKRELLEETGLKATDWKEVLRMHLSNSVSDELSIVYIARGLAQFEAEPEDTEQLIVKKVPFSEVYDMVCRGEIKDSITVGAVLKVQLMIMEGKL comes from the coding sequence TATATACCAACCCATGGATAGCCCTTACCGAGTACCAGGTGATCAACCCATCGGGCAACCCGGGTATTTATGGCAAGGTACATTTCCATACGGTAGCCATTGGCATTGTACCGCTTGATGAGGATATGAATACCTATTTGGTGGGCCAGTATCGCTTTGCTCCCGATGAATATAGCTGGGAGATACCCGAAGGCGGCGGTTTGCTGGGGATAGACCCGCTTGATTCGGCTAAGCGCGAACTGCTGGAAGAGACCGGTTTGAAAGCGACCGACTGGAAGGAAGTGCTGCGCATGCACCTTTCTAACTCGGTAAGTGATGAATTGAGCATTGTTTATATTGCCCGCGGCCTGGCACAGTTTGAAGCTGAACCTGAAGATACCGAGCAATTGATTGTAAAGAAGGTGCCGTTTAGTGAAGTATATGATATGGTTTGCCGTGGCGAGATCAAAGATTCGATAACCGTAGGCGCGGTATTGAAAGTGCAACTGATGATTATGGAGGGGAAGTTATAG